A stretch of the Cryptosporangium phraense genome encodes the following:
- the mshB gene encoding N-acetyl-1-D-myo-inositol-2-amino-2-deoxy-alpha-D-glucopyranoside deacetylase: MIARRLLLVHAHPDDETITCGATMAKYAAEGAHVTLVTCTLGEEGEILVPSLAGLAADQADQLGGYRISELHRALEALGVTDQRFLGGTGRYRDSGMMGTPQNDHPRAFWRASVDVAAAELASILVEVRPQVVITYDPDGLYGHPDHIQAHRVTMRAIELAADVWRVEKVYFPSEPRSLLARGIEQFATSKENPFEGVRDVDALPFVTPDEKLGARIDASAYALAKQAAMRAHATQVDPGTWLHVLAENLGVEPVGVEYFIRAVGEGGNGTAWEDDLFA, encoded by the coding sequence ATGATCGCCCGCCGCCTCCTCCTCGTTCACGCCCATCCCGACGACGAGACGATCACCTGCGGCGCGACGATGGCCAAGTACGCGGCCGAGGGTGCCCACGTCACGCTCGTCACCTGCACGCTGGGCGAAGAGGGCGAGATCCTGGTGCCGTCGCTGGCCGGGCTGGCCGCCGATCAGGCCGACCAGCTGGGCGGCTACCGCATCAGCGAGCTGCACCGGGCGCTCGAGGCCCTGGGCGTCACCGACCAGCGGTTTCTCGGCGGCACCGGTCGCTACCGCGACAGCGGGATGATGGGCACCCCGCAGAACGACCACCCGCGCGCGTTCTGGCGGGCCTCCGTCGACGTGGCGGCGGCCGAGCTCGCGTCGATTCTGGTCGAGGTCCGGCCGCAGGTCGTCATCACCTACGACCCGGACGGCCTGTACGGCCATCCCGACCACATCCAGGCGCACCGCGTGACGATGAGGGCCATCGAACTCGCGGCCGACGTCTGGCGGGTCGAGAAGGTCTACTTCCCGTCCGAGCCCCGCTCACTGCTCGCCCGGGGCATCGAGCAGTTCGCGACGTCGAAGGAGAACCCGTTCGAGGGCGTCCGGGACGTCGACGCGCTGCCGTTCGTCACGCCGGACGAGAAGCTCGGCGCCCGGATCGACGCGTCCGCGTACGCGCTGGCCAAGCAGGCCGCGATGCGGGCGCACGCGACCCAGGTCGACCCGGGGACCTGGCTGCACGTGCTGGCCGAGAACCTCGGGGTCGAGCCGGTCGGCGTCGAGTACTTCATCCGGGCCGTCGGCGAGGGCGGCAACGGAACCGCGTGGGAAGACGATCTGTTCGCATGA